From a region of the Prevotella melaninogenica genome:
- a CDS encoding diacylglycerol/lipid kinase family protein, with protein MVEEGRWGIIYCPKGGLLGNPVKRWEQAERCLQAHNIQYDMVQSENPRSVDRLVRMLISNGYKTIIIYGGDSALNDAVNYLMLLEPEERERITLGVIPNGVLNDFAHFWGFDESHLEQTIVWLKQKRVRRVDVGCIHYENKKNERCRRYFLNCVNIGMVANIMSLRRRLRHLFISRTISFILSCFLLMFQRMDYFMSLKINVDSIKQRLMTVCVGNAQGYGQTPNAVPYNGLLDVSIVSQPKLWQAMEGMYLLLRDKILNHRNVMPYRTQELSGQIAEHTPVSVDGRRLNGTPVGTFTIGVEKEVINFLIPD; from the coding sequence ATGGTAGAGGAAGGAAGATGGGGCATCATTTATTGTCCGAAGGGAGGATTACTTGGTAATCCAGTAAAGCGTTGGGAACAAGCTGAACGCTGTCTGCAAGCACACAACATACAGTATGATATGGTGCAAAGTGAGAATCCACGTAGTGTGGATAGACTCGTGCGGATGCTGATTAGTAATGGTTATAAAACTATTATTATCTATGGCGGTGACTCTGCGTTAAATGATGCGGTCAACTATCTCATGCTCTTAGAACCAGAAGAGCGTGAACGTATTACGTTGGGTGTTATCCCGAATGGCGTGTTAAATGACTTTGCACACTTCTGGGGTTTCGATGAGTCACACTTAGAACAGACGATTGTTTGGCTCAAGCAGAAGCGTGTAAGACGAGTAGATGTTGGCTGTATTCACTACGAGAATAAGAAGAATGAGCGTTGCCGTCGATATTTTCTTAACTGTGTAAACATTGGTATGGTGGCAAATATCATGAGTCTTCGTCGCCGTTTGCGCCACCTTTTTATATCCCGCACAATCTCCTTCATCCTCTCTTGCTTCCTACTAATGTTTCAGCGTATGGATTATTTCATGTCGCTGAAAATCAATGTAGATAGTATAAAACAGCGTCTGATGACTGTTTGTGTTGGTAATGCCCAGGGTTATGGGCAGACCCCGAATGCTGTACCTTATAATGGTCTGCTCGATGTTTCCATCGTTTCTCAGCCAAAGCTGTGGCAAGCAATGGAAGGAATGTATCTCTTGTTGCGAGATAAGATATTGAATCATCGTAATGTGATGCCATATAGAACGCAGGAGTTGAGTGGACAAATAGCTGAGCACACACCAGTCAGTGTTGATGGTCGACGCTTGAATGGCACGCCTGTTGGTACGTTTACGATTGGTGTTGAGAAAGAAGTTATAAACTTCCTTATTCCAGATTAA
- a CDS encoding glycogen debranching enzyme N-terminal domain-containing protein: protein MSYLKFEKALMTNLQDSLPRELLRTNRSGAYSCSTIVDCNTRKYHGLLVVPVPELDDENHVLLSSLDPTVIQHGASFNLGLHKYQGNNFSPQGHKYIREFDCDTVPTTLYRVGGVLLKKEVVFQHYEDRILIRYTLLEAHSKTTLHFRPFLAFRSVRQFTHENGAANRSYEVVDNGISTCMYAGYPSLFMQFSKKNEFHFEPYWYRGLEYPKEQERGYASNEDLYVPGYFEMNISKGESIVFAASTAECRTSTLKNLFDKEVESRSPRDNFFHCLVNAAHQFHNRTKNDERYILAGYPWFKCRARDQFIALPGLTLSIEEQDYFELVMETAAKGLREFMEGKPLSVKIYEMEKPDVPLWCVWAIQQYAKEAGKERCRKLYMGLIRDIVDYLLASKHPNLTLDTNGLLYADAKGEAITWMNSMNNGQPVVPRSGYIVEFNALWYNALRFTAAMEMESGNEERANELDALAEKCKVSFVETFLNEYGYLYDYVDGRMVDWSVRPNMVFAVALDYSPLDQKQRRGVLDVCTRELLTPKGLRSLSPKSGGYNPMYTGPQSQRDLAYHQGTAWPWLGGFYLEACLKLYKQTRLSFVERQLVGYEDEMINHCLSTLPELFDGNPPFNGRGAISFAMNVAEVLRTLELLEKYKF, encoded by the coding sequence ATGAGCTACTTAAAATTTGAAAAAGCTCTGATGACCAATCTTCAAGATTCGCTTCCCAGAGAGCTGTTACGAACGAATCGCTCTGGTGCCTATTCTTGTTCGACGATTGTTGATTGTAACACACGCAAGTACCATGGACTGCTTGTTGTTCCTGTTCCTGAACTGGACGACGAGAATCACGTACTGCTGAGTTCGCTCGACCCTACCGTCATTCAGCATGGTGCCTCTTTCAATCTGGGTTTGCACAAGTATCAGGGCAATAACTTTAGTCCACAAGGACATAAGTATATTCGTGAATTTGACTGTGATACTGTGCCAACTACGCTTTATAGGGTAGGTGGTGTCTTGTTAAAAAAAGAGGTTGTCTTCCAGCATTATGAAGACCGTATTTTAATCCGTTATACTTTATTAGAGGCTCACTCAAAGACTACTTTGCATTTCCGCCCATTCCTTGCCTTTCGTAGTGTTCGCCAGTTTACTCATGAAAATGGTGCTGCTAATCGTTCGTATGAGGTTGTGGATAATGGTATCAGTACGTGTATGTATGCTGGTTATCCATCGCTTTTTATGCAGTTCTCAAAGAAGAATGAGTTTCACTTTGAACCCTACTGGTATCGTGGATTGGAATATCCAAAGGAGCAGGAGCGTGGTTATGCTTCTAATGAAGACCTTTATGTTCCTGGCTATTTTGAAATGAATATCAGCAAGGGCGAAAGTATTGTCTTTGCAGCATCAACGGCAGAATGTCGTACATCAACTTTGAAGAATCTGTTTGATAAGGAAGTGGAGTCACGTAGTCCACGTGATAACTTCTTCCACTGCCTTGTTAATGCTGCTCATCAGTTCCATAATCGTACAAAGAACGATGAGCGTTATATTCTTGCAGGCTATCCTTGGTTCAAGTGTCGTGCTCGTGATCAATTCATTGCTTTACCTGGACTTACTTTGAGTATCGAAGAACAAGATTACTTCGAACTGGTAATGGAAACCGCTGCAAAGGGATTACGTGAGTTTATGGAAGGTAAGCCGCTCAGCGTGAAGATATACGAGATGGAGAAACCAGATGTTCCTCTTTGGTGTGTGTGGGCTATACAACAGTACGCTAAGGAGGCTGGTAAGGAGCGTTGTAGAAAACTCTACATGGGTTTGATTCGTGATATCGTTGATTATCTCTTAGCAAGTAAGCATCCAAACCTCACTTTAGATACGAATGGATTGCTCTATGCTGATGCAAAGGGAGAAGCAATTACATGGATGAATTCTATGAATAATGGTCAACCAGTTGTTCCACGCTCTGGGTATATCGTAGAGTTTAATGCGCTATGGTACAATGCACTACGCTTTACAGCCGCAATGGAGATGGAGAGTGGTAATGAAGAGCGCGCAAACGAACTTGATGCACTTGCAGAGAAATGTAAGGTTTCATTTGTTGAAACATTCCTCAATGAGTATGGCTACCTTTATGACTATGTTGATGGTAGAATGGTTGACTGGAGTGTACGCCCTAATATGGTGTTTGCTGTAGCACTTGATTATTCTCCACTTGACCAAAAGCAGAGGAGGGGAGTCTTAGATGTTTGTACACGAGAGCTACTTACACCAAAGGGACTGCGTTCGCTTTCTCCAAAGAGTGGCGGATATAATCCGATGTATACTGGCCCACAGAGTCAACGCGACCTTGCCTATCATCAAGGAACAGCTTGGCCATGGTTGGGTGGCTTCTATCTTGAGGCCTGCTTGAAGCTTTATAAGCAGACACGTCTGAGCTTTGTAGAACGTCAGTTGGTAGGTTATGAAGATGAGATGATAAACCATTGTCTTAGTACACTACCTGAACTCTTCGACGGTAATCCACCGTTTAATGGACGTGGAGCTATCTCCTTTGCCATGAACGTAGCTGAGGTGCTTCGTACGTTAGAATTACTTGAGAAGTATAAATTTTAA
- a CDS encoding glycosyltransferase family 4 protein, protein MKVLMFGWEYPPHVYGGLATANFGISEGLHAQGDVETILCLPHPFGDEDHTYAEIVAMNHVPIAYRELGYDYVKSRLGNIMSPELYYKLREHIYADFNYMNVNDLGAMDFAGGYPSNLHEEINNYSIIAGVVARTYDFDIIHAHDWLTYPAGIHAKRVSGKPLCIHVHATDFDRSRGNVNPTVYGIEKDGMDNADCIMCVSELTRQTVINQYHQDPRKVFTVHNAVYPLPQEIVDIPRPDHKGKEKIVTFLGRLTMQKGPEYFVEAANMVLHRTRNVRFCMAGSGDMMDQMIYLAAERGIADRLHFPGFMRGKQVYECLKASDVYVMPSVSEPFGISPLEAMQCGTPSIISKQSGCAEILNNCIKVDYWDIHALADAIYSICHNESLFDYLSVEGKREVDQITWEKVGAWIRELYLRTLGWQ, encoded by the coding sequence ATGAAAGTTTTAATGTTTGGATGGGAGTATCCTCCTCATGTATATGGTGGTTTAGCAACTGCTAACTTTGGTATTTCAGAAGGTCTGCATGCACAGGGTGATGTTGAGACGATTCTCTGTTTGCCACATCCTTTTGGTGATGAAGACCATACTTATGCTGAGATTGTAGCAATGAATCATGTGCCTATCGCTTATCGTGAATTGGGTTATGATTATGTAAAGAGTCGTCTTGGCAATATTATGTCACCAGAACTTTACTACAAGTTGCGTGAGCATATTTATGCCGACTTCAATTATATGAACGTCAATGACCTTGGTGCAATGGATTTTGCTGGAGGTTATCCTTCCAATCTGCACGAGGAAATTAATAATTATTCGATTATTGCTGGTGTTGTTGCACGTACATATGATTTCGATATTATTCATGCACATGACTGGTTGACTTATCCTGCGGGTATTCATGCCAAGCGTGTGTCAGGTAAGCCTTTGTGCATCCATGTACATGCAACCGACTTCGACCGTTCACGTGGTAATGTTAATCCAACCGTATATGGTATAGAAAAGGATGGTATGGACAATGCTGATTGCATTATGTGTGTATCAGAACTTACACGCCAGACGGTAATAAATCAGTATCATCAGGATCCACGTAAAGTGTTTACGGTTCATAATGCCGTTTATCCTTTGCCACAGGAGATTGTTGATATCCCACGTCCTGACCATAAGGGTAAGGAGAAGATTGTTACTTTCCTTGGTCGTTTGACTATGCAGAAAGGGCCAGAATACTTTGTTGAGGCCGCCAATATGGTGTTACATCGTACACGTAACGTTCGTTTCTGTATGGCAGGCTCAGGCGATATGATGGACCAGATGATTTATCTTGCTGCTGAAAGAGGTATTGCAGATCGTTTACATTTCCCTGGTTTTATGCGTGGGAAGCAGGTTTATGAGTGTTTGAAGGCCTCTGATGTCTATGTTATGCCGTCAGTCAGTGAGCCTTTTGGTATCTCTCCTTTGGAGGCAATGCAATGTGGTACACCGAGTATCATTTCAAAACAGAGCGGTTGTGCAGAAATTCTTAACAACTGCATCAAGGTAGACTATTGGGATATTCATGCGCTTGCTGATGCTATTTACTCCATTTGTCATAATGAGAGCCTTTTCGATTATCTCTCCGTAGAGGGTAAGCGGGAAGTGGACCAGATAACATGGGAGAAGGTTGGTGCGTGGATTCGTGAACTTTACCTTCGTACCTTGGGTTGGCAGTGA
- a CDS encoding alpha-amylase, with amino-acid sequence MKTICLYFEIHQVIHLKRYRFFDIGTDHYYYDDFENERSVSEIAERSYMPALDTLLQMIKDNGKAFKVAFSLSGVGIEQLEMHAPQVLDKLQELNNTGCVEFLAEPYSHGLASLANEESFKSEVKRQAQKIKEYFGQTPKILRNSSLIYSDDIGLIASQMGFKGMLTEGAKHVLGWKSPHYVYNCAHAPNLKLLLRDVKLSDDISLRFNNSDWDGYPLFADTYMAQIAAFPEEEQVIGIFMNLSALGIEQPLSSNILEFFKALPVCAKQQGITFSTPTEICMKLKSVDNLYVPDTLSWMDEERDVSTWLGNPMQREAFNKLYSIADRVRIANDPRINQDWDYLQASDNFRFMSTKPSRVGMDRGIYDSPFDAFTNYMNILGDFLNRVNTLYPADIDNEELNSLLTTIRNQGDEIEMRTNDISNLQAKVDKLEVEGDKLRAQLEKKSSAKKATISKTAAKKPVKKASAKKL; translated from the coding sequence ATGAAAACAATCTGTTTATATTTCGAGATACACCAGGTCATTCACCTGAAACGCTACCGCTTCTTTGATATTGGTACCGACCATTATTATTATGACGATTTTGAGAACGAACGTTCTGTATCAGAAATCGCTGAGAGAAGCTATATGCCAGCATTGGATACGCTGTTGCAGATGATTAAAGACAATGGGAAAGCATTTAAGGTAGCCTTCTCACTTTCGGGTGTGGGTATTGAGCAACTTGAGATGCATGCTCCACAGGTGCTTGACAAACTGCAAGAGCTGAATAATACAGGCTGTGTAGAATTCCTTGCAGAACCTTACTCTCATGGTTTGGCATCATTAGCTAATGAGGAAAGCTTTAAGTCTGAAGTAAAGCGTCAGGCTCAGAAGATTAAGGAATACTTTGGTCAGACACCAAAGATATTACGTAACTCATCACTTATTTATAGTGACGATATTGGTTTGATAGCTTCTCAGATGGGCTTTAAGGGAATGTTGACAGAGGGTGCAAAGCATGTCTTGGGTTGGAAGAGTCCACATTATGTATATAACTGTGCTCATGCTCCTAACTTAAAACTTTTGTTGCGTGATGTGAAGTTGAGTGATGATATCTCATTGCGTTTCAATAATTCAGATTGGGATGGCTATCCATTGTTTGCTGATACGTATATGGCACAGATTGCAGCATTCCCAGAGGAGGAGCAGGTAATCGGTATCTTTATGAATCTTTCAGCACTTGGTATAGAACAGCCATTGTCAAGTAATATCCTTGAGTTCTTTAAGGCGTTACCAGTTTGTGCTAAGCAGCAGGGTATTACCTTCTCAACTCCAACAGAAATTTGCATGAAGTTGAAGAGTGTTGACAATCTCTATGTGCCAGATACCTTGAGTTGGATGGATGAAGAACGTGATGTCAGCACATGGTTGGGTAATCCAATGCAGCGTGAAGCTTTCAACAAGTTGTATAGTATTGCTGATCGTGTACGTATTGCTAACGACCCACGTATCAATCAAGATTGGGACTATTTGCAGGCAAGTGATAACTTCCGCTTTATGTCAACCAAACCTTCACGTGTTGGCATGGATCGTGGTATCTATGATAGTCCATTTGATGCCTTCACCAATTATATGAATATTCTTGGCGACTTCTTGAATCGTGTCAATACGCTTTATCCTGCTGATATTGATAATGAGGAGTTGAATAGCTTGCTTACCACTATCCGCAACCAAGGCGATGAGATTGAAATGAGAACTAATGATATTAGTAATCTTCAAGCAAAGGTTGACAAGTTGGAAGTTGAAGGTGATAAACTCCGTGCGCAGTTAGAGAAGAAATCGTCAGCGAAGAAGGCTACTATATCAAAAACTGCAGCAAAGAAACCTGTCAAGAAAGCTTCTGCTAAAAAGCTGTAA
- a CDS encoding UpxY family transcription antiterminator: MTTAASYIDGVIDDGTPWYAVRLFTLKLEEVRSYFTSHGLECFVPEQYVDVEGHDGKPHSVLRPVVRNLIFVKKPGEDISFQKIVQEANYKISVVKKAKDSQEYALIPHDQMYEFRLMCNPEITMRKFLSSDEAQMKAGDEVLVKFGPLKGMTGRLVRSSKKYYLLKEIPGIGVMLKVSRWCCVPMEEK; this comes from the coding sequence ATGACAACAGCAGCAAGCTATATAGACGGAGTCATTGATGATGGAACGCCTTGGTATGCAGTTAGGCTATTCACACTGAAACTTGAAGAGGTGAGATCCTACTTTACAAGTCATGGTTTGGAATGTTTCGTTCCAGAACAATATGTCGATGTAGAAGGACATGATGGAAAACCTCATTCTGTTCTCCGTCCTGTTGTCCGTAATCTTATCTTTGTTAAGAAACCTGGAGAAGACATTTCATTTCAGAAGATTGTACAAGAAGCCAACTATAAGATTAGCGTTGTAAAGAAAGCTAAGGATTCACAAGAGTATGCTCTTATCCCCCATGACCAGATGTATGAGTTCCGTTTGATGTGTAATCCAGAGATAACGATGCGTAAGTTCCTTTCTTCAGACGAAGCACAAATGAAAGCTGGGGACGAGGTTCTTGTTAAGTTTGGACCATTAAAGGGAATGACTGGGCGATTAGTTCGCTCAAGTAAGAAGTATTATCTCCTAAAAGAAATCCCAGGTATAGGTGTAATGCTCAAAGTTTCTCGCTGGTGCTGCGTTCCAATGGAGGAGAAATAA
- a CDS encoding anthranilate synthase component II gives MKTNCVIIDNYDSFTYNLVHLIKELGVDVTVVRNNQFSLEDLNNYDRIVLSPGPGVPSEAGLLLDVIHRYAGVKPILGVCLGHQAIGEVFGAKLKNLSDVFHGVTTETTQIVETPLFAGLPKNFLVGRYHSWVVERTNFPDCLETIAESKEGLIMALRHRTHNIYGIQFHPESVLTPDGKRIMANWLHI, from the coding sequence ATGAAAACAAATTGTGTTATCATTGATAACTACGATTCTTTCACCTATAATCTTGTTCATCTCATAAAGGAATTAGGAGTTGATGTAACGGTAGTTCGCAACAATCAGTTCTCCCTTGAAGATTTGAATAACTACGATCGTATTGTTTTAAGTCCTGGTCCTGGGGTTCCTTCAGAAGCTGGCTTACTATTGGACGTTATTCATCGTTATGCTGGGGTAAAGCCTATCTTGGGCGTTTGCTTAGGACATCAAGCCATTGGTGAGGTATTCGGAGCAAAGTTGAAGAATTTGTCTGATGTCTTCCATGGTGTAACAACTGAAACCACACAAATCGTTGAAACGCCATTGTTTGCTGGTTTGCCTAAAAACTTTCTCGTGGGACGCTATCATAGTTGGGTCGTAGAGAGAACAAACTTCCCCGATTGCTTAGAAACAATAGCCGAAAGCAAAGAGGGACTAATCATGGCATTACGCCATAGAACGCATAACATCTATGGCATCCAATTCCACCCAGAGAGCGTTCTAACACCAGATGGGAAAAGAATTATGGCTAATTGGTTACACATCTAA
- a CDS encoding phosphoribosylanthranilate isomerase: MIIKVCGMRDAHNIHEVSQLGIDWVGLDFLPKSERYVSQISSCAGIIPDYGTLSALSEHESSQQQQRPTLCGVFADDMPQNIVTRVVNFNLDIVQLNGEESMVMIDNLRRTLDPDIHAGIKIMKHIVITKREDIEKYKEYVEGVDYFLFDIQDNLKDWSILEAYDGKVPFLVSGNIGTEDIEKIKGFSHPKFYGISVNEKFETAPAVKDVALLKDFLEKVK, translated from the coding sequence ATGATTATAAAGGTATGCGGCATGCGTGATGCCCACAATATTCACGAAGTTTCTCAACTTGGCATAGACTGGGTAGGATTGGATTTCCTTCCTAAGAGCGAACGTTATGTTAGTCAGATATCGTCATGTGCTGGTATTATTCCCGATTATGGAACGCTGTCTGCCTTATCTGAACACGAATCATCTCAACAGCAACAAAGACCTACTCTTTGTGGAGTCTTTGCTGATGACATGCCACAGAATATTGTTACACGTGTTGTAAACTTCAATCTTGATATTGTCCAACTTAATGGAGAAGAAAGTATGGTGATGATTGATAATCTTCGCCGTACCCTTGACCCAGACATTCATGCTGGGATAAAGATTATGAAGCACATTGTTATCACAAAGCGTGAGGACATTGAGAAATACAAGGAATATGTAGAAGGGGTTGATTATTTCCTCTTTGACATCCAAGATAATCTAAAGGATTGGAGCATTTTGGAAGCGTATGACGGGAAAGTTCCTTTCCTTGTAAGTGGAAATATTGGTACCGAAGATATTGAGAAGATTAAAGGTTTTTCTCACCCCAAGTTCTATGGTATCAGTGTGAACGAGAAGTTTGAGACAGCACCAGCGGTAAAGGATGTTGCTTTACTAAAGGACTTTCTTGAGAAGGTAAAGTAA
- the rpe gene encoding ribulose-phosphate 3-epimerase encodes MEIIVSPSLLSADFLHLDKEIEMINESEADWLHMDVMDGVFVPNISFGFPVLEAVGKACKKPMDVHFMIVHPENYIQQTADTGAAIMNVQYEACVHLHRTIQAIHAAGMKAGVTLNPSTPVNVLEDIIGDVDIVQLMSVNPGFGGQKFIEGSIKKVQRLRQLIDREGSKALIEVDGGVQAETAPRLVEAGVDILVSGSYVFKAADPKATIHSIKQLHR; translated from the coding sequence ATGGAAATAATAGTATCACCTTCCCTGCTCTCCGCTGACTTCCTTCATTTGGATAAGGAGATTGAAATGATTAATGAAAGTGAGGCTGATTGGCTTCACATGGATGTAATGGATGGCGTCTTTGTGCCTAATATTTCTTTTGGCTTTCCTGTGCTTGAAGCAGTAGGTAAGGCATGCAAGAAGCCAATGGACGTACACTTTATGATTGTTCACCCAGAGAACTATATCCAACAGACAGCTGACACTGGTGCAGCTATCATGAATGTCCAGTATGAGGCTTGTGTTCACTTACATCGAACGATACAAGCGATTCATGCAGCTGGTATGAAAGCTGGTGTGACGCTTAACCCTTCAACACCTGTCAATGTTCTTGAGGATATCATTGGTGATGTGGATATCGTTCAACTCATGAGTGTAAACCCTGGTTTTGGTGGACAGAAATTCATAGAGGGTAGTATCAAGAAAGTACAACGCCTTCGTCAGTTGATAGACCGTGAAGGTAGTAAAGCACTGATAGAGGTTGATGGCGGTGTACAGGCTGAGACGGCTCCTCGTTTGGTTGAAGCTGGTGTCGACATTCTTGTTAGTGGCAGTTATGTCTTTAAGGCTGCAGATCCTAAGGCAACTATCCACTCAATCAAACAATTACATAGATAA
- a CDS encoding sigma-70 family RNA polymerase sigma factor has translation MKNLNEMTDEQLALSYIEGSNDAFDLLLSRNQSKLFSYILFVVRDRDAADDLFQETFVKIITKLQQGRYSPTGKFSAWIMRIAHNVIMDWYRAQRADKVIDAPKDNDLSNVGGDDTVIDNIECQFINSQTLSDVKRMMNLLPATQREVVFMRFYQEMSFKEIAETTGVSINTSLGRMRYAIFNLRRMVREHKVSLQLT, from the coding sequence ATGAAGAATCTGAATGAGATGACCGACGAGCAGTTGGCATTGTCATACATTGAAGGAAGCAACGATGCTTTCGATTTGTTGCTATCGCGCAATCAATCGAAACTTTTTTCGTATATTCTATTCGTTGTACGTGATAGGGATGCTGCTGATGACTTGTTCCAAGAAACCTTCGTAAAGATTATCACGAAGTTGCAACAGGGAAGATACTCACCAACAGGTAAGTTCTCTGCATGGATTATGCGTATCGCTCATAATGTGATTATGGACTGGTATCGTGCGCAGCGTGCAGACAAGGTGATTGATGCCCCTAAGGATAATGATCTATCCAATGTTGGTGGTGATGATACTGTTATTGATAACATTGAGTGTCAATTTATTAACAGTCAGACACTCTCAGATGTAAAACGAATGATGAACCTTCTTCCTGCAACACAGCGTGAAGTAGTATTTATGCGTTTTTACCAAGAGATGTCTTTTAAAGAGATTGCTGAGACAACGGGTGTTAGCATTAATACCAGCCTTGGCCGTATGCGTTACGCCATATTCAACTTGCGAAGAATGGTTCGTGAACACAAAGTAAGTTTGCAATTAACATAA
- a CDS encoding DUF6359 domain-containing protein, with translation MFSCGKTILPSDDDNEDKTEKHSPTQSPNEAKIYTVSEFIKGDFGNNGVWVHGYIVGACKRSIKQAEWEAPFTFDSAILLADNPEETEPENVISIQMVNKQMKEEIGLAANPQNYGKHIAFFGIKQST, from the coding sequence TTGTTTAGTTGTGGTAAAACAATTCTACCCTCAGATGATGATAATGAAGACAAAACAGAAAAGCACTCCCCTACACAATCCCCTAATGAAGCAAAGATCTATACTGTTTCGGAATTTATCAAAGGAGACTTTGGAAATAATGGAGTTTGGGTACATGGTTATATTGTTGGTGCATGCAAACGAAGCATCAAGCAGGCAGAATGGGAAGCACCTTTCACGTTTGACTCTGCAATCCTATTAGCTGATAACCCAGAAGAAACTGAGCCTGAGAATGTTATTTCTATTCAAATGGTCAACAAACAAATGAAAGAAGAAATAGGCTTAGCAGCCAATCCGCAGAACTATGGTAAACATATCGCTTTCTTCGGAATTAAACAAAGTACTTAG